The sequence aaattgtacatCCACAAGGGTCAAACTTGTGCACAACGTCCGGTGTTTCCTTTTCCTGTTGAATCGAATTACGtatgtgtcaaaataaaagtctcgaTTGGCAGTCTGcattaaatcacaattttaaacaACACTTTTTTAATTCGTgtataattcataataattatTACTATTAATCTAAATTATTTATTCGGGGTTAATCACCTTGTAAAAAGCGGGACACGTTTTTGTCAACTACAAAGGTTGCGTGTTAAAGACAATATGTTATTGACAACGTTTGAGAGTTATATTGAATAATGAATATACCATGAcgattttaatgcatttatatatatatgagaaAGACTCAAGGATTGAGTAGAGAATATAATTTATACAATTCTGATAATAAAGGGTTGTATTTATAAACCTAGAGAAAAACTAGAAAAAATTACTATTAACTATAGAAATTATATAGACTGCATATGTACTTATTTTAACAATACGCTAATATTCATACAAGGTTAATCTTGACATGACTCATGCCCCCACTTTTATGACACACAGGCAAATTATttgtaatgtattaaaataagtCATTATGGAATGGTAAGGTAAAGAATTGACATATAACGTGTATCTCCTGCATTTTTTACTACAATAACATGTACACAGAATTTAACGTTGTCTGACAGAATATTAAAAGGATTCACTTTTTTACTTTGATTCCGTATCCAAGTAAGATGACTCGGAGCAGCCAATAAGCGTCGAGCTTTGCTTTGTAGTCAGGCAGACATTAGGCAGTCGTCCAATCACAAAATAAGTCGAAAGGGTATTTTTGCTCTATATTTGTTTAAGGAACtttctttttagtttataaaacaaACGCTACAATTGTTTCGTATGTACATGTGGAGGAATTCGACATTTTAATGGAAATATTTAAGGTTTTCGAAGCGAACAAATGTGGCTAACGTTAGCTAGTTCCGTAGCAGACATTGCCAACGATATTAACGTTAGCTTGCTCATACATAGCTCATATACTAAATCAAGAATGACGTTTACAAATAATAGcgattcatttttaataaagttaaacTTGCACTACATTTGTTTGTCTGTTACGTTGAATCGACGTCTTGTGGCCTATGGCTCATGTTAGCTGCCAACTCACGCTCATTTAACGTTAAGCTTAACTGATATGAGCTAAAGGCGTATTTCTGGCGGAAACATGAAGTTGAATTAACTTGAGCACAGATGAGGGTTTAGTCATGAATAACCAATCGGTTGGTCTAATTTCTGGTTGGTTAGCTTTGCAATACGCCCATAGAGGGATGCAAAAGCTTGTAATCGACCAAAATACACTTTTCCGTAAATCATAAATATAATCATGCATTAAAGTAACTGGTTGTAAGTGATCATGAATAGGAGGGAATGTCTGCACTGGGGCTGGAAAAACAGCCCTGCAGTATTTGGGCATGGTCGCTATCCGATTGACCTGACAACAGTTTCATGAGTGgctgtattttcaaaatggGAAAATATCTAGAGCGTTTAGACGTATGCAAATGTTTGGGAATGTATTTGCTGTCATACAAACTCCTACTTTTTTAATATAAGTTATGGAGCCTTTGAGACCAGGAGTAGatgtcttttataaataaactggcACTGAAAGATGCTCTAAATcctaaaggattattaaaaGACCAAACTAAGAGCATAACCTTTACAGCTGTAGTTTGTTCTTTTCCCATTAATAGTAAACTCTGGTGTACACAATACTTTGTCCCATGGTTATATTGAAATCGTATTTTGAGCTCCATGTAAGAAATCAGATCCAAATTGTTGTATTTTAGGTTTTGAAGTTAAGGTAAACGTAATTCAGACATATCTTGACAGCTTTCTCATATCTTCTAGAACTTCAAGTCCAGGGATGTTCTGAACGAGGTTTGTCACTCCAGCGTGGTTGAGACATGGCAGAAGATCCATTGAAGAGCGATGCCTCGGCTGGGGAGGGGGACACCGAGCCCAGCATGCTGTTGCAGAAACTGAAGAGCAACATTTCGTAAGAACCCCTTATTTTACATTGTCACCATGATGAagagaatttttgtttttgtttgtggtcTTGAGGAAAAGAGCATGTCTGGTATGGTCTTGTTTTCAGTACATTCATTGTTAATGGTTAAATTTGTTGCCAAAATAGAGGCAATAACTGTGTTTTTTCCCTCacatcattttaatgtaatCCTTTGCtctctttaatttttttgacaGTAAAAATGTGCAGAGTAAAGTGGACAAAATTTTGGTAAGTGCCTTTAAGGGGAAAAAGTGACATCTGTGACCTAACCTGTAGTTGAAGTGATCTCAGTTACCTGTGATCTACTACACAAGTATTATATAAGAAGTCTAAATCTTATAACACACATCTGTGTCAGATCACACCAGTATAATGCTCtctttaaagtttaatatttaacatttattctaAGTATAATAGCTCTTCTGCGAGTTTACTTTTACCATCTGTTTCTCATCATTTCGTCTCTGTGATGTCTCTTTTCAGGAAGATGTGCGGCGTTTCTCTGATAATGATAAGCTCTACCTTTATCTTCAACTACCCTCAGGTCCAAGTGCAGGAGAGAAGAGGTACAGTTTATTAAATCACACGTACTTCACTCAGCCTACACGCATCTGTTTTTTAGATATTATAATGACAGCAAGAACGTGTGAGAAGATATATATGTGTAACATTTACAAACTACTCTGTGTATGCAAGTGGTGATTCAAACTCGGTCAACACGGCCAACCAGCTTcaaacctgcaactggattcgTAGCCACTTGGAAGAACATCCTGACACCTGCCTGCCTAAACAAGATGTTTACGAGACATACCGGTAAAATATCATCCTTGCTGAGTTGCTTTTGCTTGCTGTTTTCTTAAGCCCAAAGTATAGTCTGGCCGTCCGTGGGCATGACCAAATTTTCATCATCAGAAGGGTTCGCTGTCGTCCGCACACTCTGTCCGCGTGCAGCCCATTTTTGAGGCCATGCAGGCAGAATGTGTACAACAGCGCATGCCCAAATAAATGTTTGCTGTGtcccaattcgcctacttatacTATGAACTAAAAGTATTTACTGTTTTTGTCatggaaaagtatatacattttagtgtgaagcaaaacaatatgcTCGCACTGGGACATACTTAAAGGAAAAGGAAGTGGCCATTGTTGcctagaccagtggttctcaaatgggggtACGTGTACACCCAGGGGTACTTTGGGGTATTgcagggggtacgtgagagaaactgacatttaggaataaataatgaaaatcaataaattatgataatagtatttatgtatgaaattaggactacacaaagatgcattaaaatttagatataataaaggtttgactctcatttcactgtattttataGTAAGATGTTGTCTGGTCAAGGGCTACTTGgcatgaaaaaaatcataaaaaggtaccaaaaaagtttgagaaccactggcctagACAATATTGTGGccatattgtgtttttatgtcaaAACAGGAAGCACTGTGACAACCTACATCATCAGGTTCTGAGTCCAGCAAACTTTGCCAAAATCATCCGCGACATCTTCCCTGACATTAAAGCACGAAGACTGGGTGGAAGACGACAGTCCAAATATCCTTCTGTCTATGTTTCCATATGATCTGAAGagcaatacaaacatttatgcTTAAACCATTCCTCTGGGTCAAACAAGAAATTATCATGATGTCATTATTAATTATGAAATTGCATGTGATCATCAGGTTAAATGTAACTTTCCACACCAAATAATTTTTATGCTGCACATACTTTTGGtagattttttaattgaatattcCTTTATGTGTATATTGTACTTTAACGTCCCTGACCGCACATACTGCTATAGTGGAATCCGTAGAAAAAACGTGCTAAACATGCCATTACTGCCCAACCTCGACCTCAAGAATGACCCGGTAGGATTGTCctctcattttgattttaaatcgGAACCTTCTCCCACCCCATTTAAATGTCTAGAGTcaactttgtgtttttgaatcaTATGACATGATGTGCCACCTTCAGTCTGAGCTGACAGAACTGGTGCAGACCTACAAGCAAGAGGTCACTGAAGCTGCTTGTGAGCTCATCTGTGACTGGGCCCAGAAGATTCTCAAGCGTTCTTTTGACACAGTGGTGGAGATCGCACGCTTCCTTGTACAAGAGCACAATGTTGACCCGCGCTGCAGGCAAGCAGAGCTTATCACCTCAGCCGCTCTTGCAGGTACTTCTTAGATGAAATGTGAAGTGTTTTTAGAGGGATTAAAGAGTGAAGCTtaatttctgtctttgttttttatagGAGGAACTTCTAAACCTCATAAGGTGATTAAAAAGACGCCAGCAACATCTCGTACAGGAGCAGAGGAAGAAAGCGGCAGTGTGGAAAATAAGGTATTATAAAGTCAGGGAGTTttgatttgaaaatatataaatttcaTACAGTAATATTGAACTTGGTACTGTTTTGGTAGCAAAAGGAGAAAAATGGTGTTGAACAACCTCCAGCTAACAAACAGCAGGTCAGTGATAAACCACCCAACAAGGTTGAATCTGCTGGTATGGAGGCCTGCACGAAAAAGTTTCACCAAGTCCTTCCCAGAGGCTCTATCCCCGAGAAAACATCACCGACGTGTCTCGCTCCCTCCGACTCGGGCAATGTCCAGGTCACTTTGCCAATTACTGCTCCTAAAAGAGGCCCTGATTCCTCAGCATCAGCCCCTGTTTCCCCGAAACGATAAAAGAGGACGACCCAGGAAGCAAAGACTGGAAGATGCAATACCACAAGTACAACTAGCCCAAACGTTGAATCCTAATCCAGTTTTGCTCACGGGAGGAGTGATCCAAAAGGCCATGTTTTCCTATGCACACGCTCATCCTTCACAGTTATTGGAATTCATGATCCAGGACCAGCAAAGCCTGAGGCTCAGTCAACTTCCCGACGTACAGGAAGTGACAGACGCTGAGCGAAGGGTGCACTGTCAGCCTGCCCCTGAACCAGAGAATCATCAATCTGTTGTGATACTAACGGGGCCCAACCAGCCCAGCTATGAGTTGAGCCGAGGCGAGGACATCAAGCGAGACAATATGACAATATGTTATTAACATGTTATTGACAACGTTTGAGAGTTATATTGAATAATGAATATACCATTatgattttaatacatttgttacTATGAGAAAGACTCTGGGATTAATTAGATGATATAATTTA comes from Triplophysa dalaica isolate WHDGS20190420 chromosome 25, ASM1584641v1, whole genome shotgun sequence and encodes:
- the LOC130415718 gene encoding DNA-binding protein RFX5-like; translated protein: MAEDPLKSDASAGEGDTEPSMLLQKLKSNISKNVQSKVDKILEDVRRFSDNDKLYLYLQLPSGPSAGEKSGDSNSVNTANQLQTCNWIRSHLEEHPDTCLPKQDVYETYRKHCDNLHHQVLSPANFAKIIRDIFPDIKARRLGGRRQSKYCYSGIRRKNVLNMPLLPNLDLKNDPSELTELVQTYKQEVTEAACELICDWAQKILKRSFDTVVEIARFLVQEHNVDPRCRQAELITSAALAGGTSKPHKVIKKTPATSRTGAEEESGSVENKQKEKNGVEQPPANKQQVSDKPPNKVESAGMEACTKKFHQVLPRGSIPEKTSPTCLAPSDSGNVQVTLPITAPKRGPDSSASAPVSPKR